A DNA window from Hyphomicrobiales bacterium 4NK60-0047b contains the following coding sequences:
- a CDS encoding UbiH/UbiF family hydroxylase, which produces MRHPTSNIAIIGTGPVGLITAITLAKETTFQINLFGPKPDENILAKDTRTTAFMAPSIILLENCGVWSDCKKNASPLKHLRMIDDCGSLIRAPDCHFSCDELNMSAFAQNIPNSDLNKALISRIENTDQIKWIETKAVTKVENIDDNIEITTQENETYRAELCVGADGKNSICRTATEIKTTEWQYDQTAIACSFTHSSAHNATSTEIHRKTGPMTLIPLEEHRSSLVWSLTPEDAKKIVVLDDQQFSSLLFKNSHAILGTITSVEPRVAFPISGLKLEKFAENKIALVGEAAHVIPPIGAQGMNLGLRDAAHLAEILKDHTSLKGQIRTIEEKYNVSRKADILSRTFVVDILNKSLLLNNISLKSVRSAGLTAMRNFKSLRQLIMQQGLGDEQSLPSLMKANI; this is translated from the coding sequence ATGAGACACCCCACTTCTAACATAGCCATTATTGGAACTGGCCCGGTCGGCCTCATAACAGCAATAACACTAGCTAAAGAGACCACTTTTCAAATAAATTTATTCGGCCCAAAGCCAGATGAAAATATTTTAGCAAAAGATACCAGAACAACAGCTTTCATGGCGCCCTCAATAATATTGCTGGAAAATTGTGGCGTCTGGTCGGACTGTAAAAAAAATGCATCCCCACTAAAACATTTAAGAATGATCGATGATTGCGGCTCACTAATCAGAGCACCTGACTGTCATTTCTCTTGTGATGAATTAAATATGTCTGCATTCGCACAAAACATCCCCAATAGTGATTTGAATAAAGCTCTCATTTCTCGCATTGAAAACACTGATCAAATAAAATGGATTGAGACGAAAGCAGTCACCAAAGTCGAAAACATCGATGACAATATAGAAATAACCACACAAGAAAACGAAACATATAGAGCTGAACTCTGTGTGGGGGCTGATGGTAAAAATTCAATCTGCCGAACGGCAACTGAAATCAAAACAACAGAATGGCAATATGATCAAACCGCCATCGCCTGCTCATTCACCCACTCCTCTGCTCACAACGCTACGTCTACAGAGATACACAGGAAAACGGGCCCAATGACCCTTATTCCATTAGAAGAACACCGCTCTAGTCTCGTCTGGTCTTTAACTCCAGAAGACGCAAAAAAAATCGTCGTACTAGATGATCAACAATTCAGTTCTCTACTCTTCAAAAACTCTCACGCTATATTAGGAACAATTACATCAGTCGAGCCAAGAGTAGCCTTTCCTATTTCTGGCTTAAAATTAGAAAAATTTGCAGAAAATAAAATAGCTCTGGTTGGCGAAGCAGCTCATGTCATCCCTCCTATTGGGGCTCAAGGCATGAACTTAGGATTAAGAGACGCAGCACATCTAGCTGAAATACTGAAAGACCACACATCCCTAAAAGGCCAAATACGAACGATCGAAGAGAAATATAATGTTTCCAGAAAAGCAGATATCTTAAGCCGCACATTCGTCGTTGATATTTTAAACAAATCGCTTCTCCTAAATAATATCTCTCTAAAATCAGTTAGAAGCGCTGGTCTTACAGCTATGAGAAATTTTAAGTCTCTAAGACAGTTAATTATGCAGCAAGGGTTAGGAGACGAACAAAGTCTGCCCTCATTGATGAAGGCTAATATTTAA
- a CDS encoding TerC family protein has product MELGLSFSLLDPNIWAGLLALIAMEIVLGIDNVVFISLIIAKIDGKKRELARKIGLSLALILRIVLLLGISWVIGLKETVISFAGYSFSWRDLILIGGGLFLLAKATQEIHNDIEGDGEHHFGASRFFLLIILQIIFIDLVFSVDSIITAIGMTEHVEIMIIAVICAVIVMYFASKQISDFIEEHPSSKIIALSFLLLVGAALIAEGFHVHIPKGYIYFAMGYAAFIEYLNIRRQGKKAK; this is encoded by the coding sequence ATGGAATTGGGATTAAGTTTTTCTCTGTTAGATCCGAATATTTGGGCTGGTTTGTTGGCTCTCATTGCTATGGAGATTGTTCTTGGTATTGATAATGTTGTTTTTATCTCTCTCATAATTGCTAAAATAGACGGAAAAAAGCGTGAATTGGCACGGAAAATAGGCCTTAGCCTGGCTTTGATTTTGAGAATTGTTCTGTTGCTTGGTATTAGCTGGGTTATTGGTTTGAAGGAAACAGTGATCTCCTTTGCGGGCTATTCTTTTTCCTGGAGAGATCTTATTTTAATTGGTGGCGGATTATTTTTGTTAGCGAAGGCTACACAGGAAATCCATAATGATATAGAAGGTGACGGTGAACATCATTTTGGTGCGTCGCGTTTTTTCTTACTCATCATTCTTCAGATTATTTTTATTGACTTGGTGTTTTCCGTTGATTCAATAATTACAGCGATTGGTATGACTGAGCATGTTGAGATAATGATTATTGCTGTGATTTGTGCGGTGATTGTTATGTATTTTGCGTCCAAGCAAATTTCAGATTTTATTGAAGAGCATCCGTCTAGTAAGATTATTGCTCTGAGTTTTCTCTTGTTGGTAGGCGCGGCGCTCATCGCAGAAGGTTTCCATGTTCATATCCCTAAAGGGTATATTTATTTTGCTATGGGGTATGCTGCGTTTATTGAGTATCTTAATATTCGTCGTCAGGGGAAAAAGGCGAAATAA
- the mobA gene encoding molybdenum cofactor guanylyltransferase MobA, with the protein MKRPSLKNDMITGVILAGGQSTRMGGGDKFLKEINGKTILSLVIEKFEKQCSSVLISANGNPARLEAYNKPIIKDPIIEADPTTNKEPKDTLAGPLAGILAAMNWTKENQPGHTHILSVAADSPLFPDDFSKKMISHSNDLNENSIILAKSGGWHHPIFGLWPIDFASDLEAQLNAGLRKIRAWTNTHPNSAIEFEEQNIKGTKIDPFFNINEPEDFNTFAKLSEKIKS; encoded by the coding sequence ATGAAACGCCCCTCACTGAAAAATGATATGATAACCGGTGTAATTCTGGCCGGCGGTCAATCAACACGAATGGGTGGTGGAGATAAATTCCTAAAGGAAATCAACGGGAAAACAATCTTAAGCTTAGTCATTGAGAAATTCGAAAAGCAGTGCAGCTCAGTGTTAATAAGCGCCAATGGCAATCCAGCACGTCTAGAAGCTTACAACAAACCCATTATCAAAGACCCTATTATAGAAGCAGACCCCACAACCAACAAAGAGCCCAAAGACACTTTAGCCGGACCGTTAGCTGGCATTCTGGCAGCAATGAATTGGACCAAAGAAAACCAACCAGGCCATACACATATCCTGTCGGTTGCAGCTGATAGCCCTTTATTCCCGGATGATTTCTCAAAAAAAATGATCAGCCACTCCAATGACTTAAATGAAAACTCCATCATCCTCGCAAAGTCTGGTGGCTGGCATCATCCTATTTTTGGCTTATGGCCAATTGATTTTGCTTCTGATTTGGAAGCACAACTTAATGCAGGTTTAAGAAAAATAAGAGCCTGGACAAACACTCATCCAAACAGCGCCATAGAGTTTGAAGAGCAAAACATCAAGGGCACGAAAATAGACCCTTTCTTTAACATCAACGAACCAGAAGACTTTAACACTTTCGCTAAGTTGTCTGAAAAGATCAAAAGCTAG
- a CDS encoding leucyl aminopeptidase: protein MNKTAKINFEKINLPNSGTIVLFTTKSNKLSDLAKELDTNNNKFITKAIKAADFKSAKSSILEIISPTITDPKSANYDRVILVGLGENKDLTKVDWRHLGGTICGHLLSKNIENATLISETEEDAELIANLGFGLTLRQYKFDKYKTSKAKDDTEKESELQKVSIQSSDATAAKKHFTSNLSPIQHGVFAARDLVNEPANILGPNEYAKRIKALSSLGLEIKILSDKELKTEKMHALLGVGEGSRQGSYLAIMQWKGGPKSEKPVAIVGKGVTFDTGGISIKGAGGMEDMKGDMGGSATVVGLMQTLAKRKAKVNAIGVVGLVENMPDGQATRPGDILTSKSGQTIEVINTDAEGRLVLADALWYTQEKFNPKYMINLATLTGAIMVALGKEYAGLFSNDDGLADMLVASGKDTGEQVWRMPLGEIGSSYDKLINSTFADMKNTGGRWGGAITAAQFLQRYVNETPWAHIDIAGVAMASNKSPISQSWGSGYGVDLLNNWISENFEK, encoded by the coding sequence ATGAACAAAACCGCAAAAATAAATTTTGAAAAAATAAACTTACCAAATTCAGGCACCATTGTTCTGTTTACGACAAAATCAAACAAGCTCTCAGACCTTGCAAAAGAGCTCGACACAAACAACAATAAGTTCATTACCAAAGCCATTAAAGCCGCTGATTTCAAAAGTGCAAAATCTTCAATCCTAGAAATCATCTCACCTACAATAACAGATCCAAAATCAGCCAACTATGATCGCGTCATCTTGGTCGGACTAGGTGAAAACAAAGATCTTACAAAAGTTGATTGGCGTCATCTTGGTGGAACAATTTGTGGACACTTGCTTTCTAAAAACATTGAAAACGCAACTCTGATCTCAGAAACAGAAGAAGATGCGGAACTAATTGCAAATCTCGGTTTCGGCCTTACATTGCGTCAATATAAGTTTGATAAATACAAAACATCAAAAGCAAAAGATGATACTGAAAAAGAGAGTGAACTACAAAAAGTTTCAATTCAATCTAGTGATGCGACAGCCGCCAAAAAACATTTCACAAGCAACTTAAGCCCCATTCAGCATGGCGTTTTCGCAGCCCGCGATCTAGTCAACGAACCTGCCAATATTTTGGGTCCCAATGAATATGCAAAACGCATCAAAGCTCTATCAAGCTTAGGGCTAGAAATTAAAATTCTATCCGATAAAGAGCTTAAAACTGAGAAAATGCACGCCCTCTTAGGTGTCGGTGAAGGTAGCCGTCAAGGGTCCTATTTGGCCATCATGCAATGGAAGGGTGGCCCAAAATCAGAAAAGCCAGTAGCAATCGTCGGCAAAGGCGTCACCTTTGATACAGGCGGCATATCCATTAAAGGTGCCGGTGGTATGGAAGACATGAAAGGTGACATGGGCGGCTCAGCAACCGTTGTCGGTCTAATGCAAACACTCGCCAAAAGAAAAGCCAAGGTCAATGCCATTGGCGTTGTTGGTTTAGTTGAAAACATGCCAGACGGACAAGCCACAAGACCTGGTGATATTCTAACCTCCAAGTCTGGCCAAACCATTGAAGTCATTAATACAGACGCTGAAGGCCGTCTCGTTCTGGCTGACGCTCTTTGGTACACTCAAGAAAAGTTCAACCCCAAATACATGATCAACTTAGCCACTTTAACCGGTGCGATCATGGTGGCGTTAGGCAAAGAGTATGCAGGGCTCTTCTCAAATGATGACGGGCTTGCAGACATGTTAGTTGCTTCCGGCAAAGATACAGGTGAGCAAGTCTGGCGTATGCCATTAGGTGAAATTGGTTCATCATATGACAAACTCATCAACAGTACTTTTGCTGATATGAAAAACACTGGCGGCAGATGGGGAGGGGCCATAACAGCTGCTCAATTCTTGCAGCGTTATGTTAATGAGACCCCATGGGCCCATATTGACATCGCTGGTGTGGCTATGGCTTCAAACAAATCTCCTATCAGCCAAAGCTGGGGCTCTGGTTACGGTGTTGATTTGCTCAACAACTGGATCTCAGAAAACTTTGAAAAGTAA
- a CDS encoding thiopurine S-methyltransferase, with protein sequence MDENFWHERWNNNEIPFHESEANKNLVNNLDKLQIKEKSRIFIPLCGKTLDIGWLLSRRYKVVGAELSEFAINELFKQLEVKPIIKDTGSLKCYSAPNIDIFVGNIFELTIEDIGLVDAIYDRGAYVALPKEIRSKYSQHMKDITKNAPQLLIAYEYNQNLMKGPPFSIPPKELENNYNDAYEITNLNSKDVEGGLKGICAAKENVWLLQP encoded by the coding sequence ATGGACGAAAATTTTTGGCATGAACGCTGGAATAATAATGAAATTCCATTTCATGAAAGTGAAGCAAACAAAAACCTGGTCAATAATTTAGACAAGCTTCAGATCAAAGAAAAAAGCCGTATCTTCATTCCCCTCTGCGGTAAGACACTAGATATCGGTTGGCTCTTATCAAGAAGGTATAAAGTAGTGGGGGCAGAATTAAGTGAATTCGCCATCAATGAGTTATTCAAACAATTAGAAGTAAAACCAATCATTAAAGATACGGGTTCGCTTAAATGTTACAGCGCCCCGAATATTGATATCTTTGTTGGAAATATCTTTGAACTCACAATAGAAGATATAGGGCTGGTTGACGCTATATATGATAGAGGAGCCTATGTAGCCTTACCCAAAGAAATCAGATCCAAATATAGCCAACATATGAAAGACATAACAAAAAATGCGCCACAGCTGCTTATAGCTTATGAGTACAATCAAAATCTCATGAAAGGACCACCATTCTCCATCCCACCAAAAGAGCTAGAGAACAATTATAATGACGCTTATGAAATTACAAACCTAAACAGTAAAGACGTAGAAGGTGGTTTAAAAGGCATATGCGCAGCTAAGGAAAACGTATGGCTCTTACAACCCTAA
- a CDS encoding lipid A biosynthesis lauroyl acyltransferase: MTVWLQIRYWAEFCLLRSIIGMIRLMPLDTAVRFSAYWWRILAGRGRRHKRALNNLAMAYPEKSEEEREEIALAMWENLGRVMAETMQMDRILKNPDCIEITNPEILDRYQGKMGSAICVSMHSGNWELAMWPLASKGMKPAGVYRLVKNPLVDQYLRSQRKELYPGGLFAKGSGAGIHAGRDTARQIGAYVRKGGRLGFLADQWDRNGVEVPFFGIDAKSPPFPAMLARRIGTRLWIGRCVRVGTQSNFRVEMHEIKVPRTDDQEADIKNIITEIQSTFEGWIREYPEQFMWSNRRWS, encoded by the coding sequence ATGACAGTTTGGTTGCAAATTCGATATTGGGCAGAATTTTGCCTTCTCAGATCAATCATCGGCATGATCCGTTTAATGCCTCTAGATACAGCTGTAAGGTTCTCTGCCTATTGGTGGCGCATCCTAGCAGGGCGCGGTAGACGTCATAAAAGAGCACTCAATAATCTAGCGATGGCTTATCCTGAAAAATCAGAAGAAGAAAGAGAAGAAATCGCTCTTGCTATGTGGGAAAATCTCGGCCGGGTCATGGCTGAGACTATGCAGATGGATCGCATATTGAAAAATCCAGATTGCATTGAAATCACAAACCCTGAAATTTTAGATCGTTATCAAGGTAAAATGGGCTCTGCTATTTGCGTATCTATGCATTCAGGTAACTGGGAGCTTGCCATGTGGCCGCTAGCTTCAAAGGGTATGAAACCGGCTGGTGTCTATCGTCTAGTCAAAAACCCACTTGTTGACCAGTATTTAAGAAGCCAAAGAAAAGAACTCTACCCAGGCGGCCTCTTTGCCAAAGGCAGCGGCGCAGGCATACATGCCGGACGAGATACAGCAAGACAAATTGGAGCCTATGTTCGCAAAGGTGGCCGATTAGGCTTCTTAGCTGATCAATGGGATAGAAACGGCGTTGAAGTGCCATTCTTTGGAATAGATGCTAAATCTCCCCCCTTCCCCGCCATGTTAGCTAGACGAATTGGCACAAGATTATGGATTGGCCGCTGTGTTAGGGTTGGAACACAATCAAACTTCCGCGTAGAGATGCATGAAATAAAAGTACCAAGGACAGATGACCAAGAAGCTGATATCAAAAACATAATTACAGAGATACAAAGCACATTTGAAGGTTGGATCCGAGAATATCCAGAACAATTCATGTGGTCAAACAGACGCTGGTCATAA
- a CDS encoding CoA ester lyase: MSQTKTPQGFYKPLAIGAPEPYRQLPVSLERMIHFIPPHIEKIRGKIGDMIPKVDVILGNLEDAIPADEKENARAGFIEIGQNNEFGNTGLWTRVNCLNSPWFLDDVTEIVSKIGNKLDVIMLPKVEGPWDIHYLDQLLAQLEARHEIKKPILIHAILETAEGVNNVEDIASASPRMHGMSLGPADLAASRGMKTTRVGGGHPFYGVLEDADGEKERTLYQQDLWHYTIAKMVDACMGNGIKAFYGPFGDFSDSEACRAQFRNAFLQGCLGTWSLHPSQITLAKEVFSPNVEEVLFAKRILEAMPDGTGAVMLDGKMQDDATWKQAKVIVDLAKIVASKDPEMAKAYEM; this comes from the coding sequence ATGTCACAAACCAAAACCCCTCAAGGATTTTACAAACCTCTAGCAATTGGCGCCCCAGAACCATACCGCCAACTGCCAGTTTCCCTCGAGCGGATGATACACTTTATCCCCCCTCACATCGAAAAAATTCGTGGTAAAATTGGTGATATGATCCCTAAAGTGGATGTAATCCTTGGTAACCTTGAAGACGCAATCCCAGCTGACGAAAAAGAAAATGCAAGAGCTGGCTTCATCGAAATTGGCCAGAACAATGAATTCGGCAACACAGGCCTTTGGACACGCGTTAACTGTCTCAACAGCCCATGGTTCCTTGATGACGTAACAGAAATTGTATCAAAAATCGGCAATAAACTAGATGTGATCATGCTTCCAAAAGTAGAAGGCCCATGGGACATTCATTACTTGGATCAACTGCTTGCTCAATTAGAAGCACGACACGAAATCAAAAAACCCATTCTAATTCACGCAATTCTAGAAACAGCTGAAGGCGTGAACAACGTCGAAGACATCGCAAGTGCTAGCCCGAGAATGCACGGCATGAGCTTGGGCCCAGCTGATCTCGCAGCGTCAAGAGGAATGAAAACAACACGCGTTGGCGGTGGCCATCCTTTTTATGGTGTTTTAGAAGACGCAGATGGAGAAAAAGAACGGACACTCTACCAACAAGATCTATGGCACTATACAATCGCCAAAATGGTCGATGCCTGCATGGGCAATGGAATTAAAGCATTCTATGGCCCCTTTGGTGACTTCTCAGACAGCGAAGCCTGTAGAGCTCAATTCCGTAACGCCTTCTTGCAAGGTTGCTTGGGCACATGGAGCTTACATCCAAGCCAAATCACATTAGCAAAAGAAGTTTTCAGCCCGAATGTTGAAGAAGTTCTATTCGCAAAACGGATCCTGGAAGCCATGCCTGATGGAACTGGTGCTGTGATGCTCGACGGTAAAATGCAAGATGATGCGACCTGGAAGCAAGCCAAAGTGATTGTTGATCTGGCTAAAATCGTGGCATCAAAAGACCCTGAAATGGCTAAAGCTTACGAAATGTAA
- the fdhD gene encoding formate dehydrogenase accessory sulfurtransferase FdhD: protein MSGNIIEPNPENKELYQDLEALDHTGSLISAPIIEERPLTVFLNSREIVTLMTIGDYPDLLAVGYLFNQNMLPNADEITAIDYDEDIETIVIRTKTETNFEQKLKRKIQTSGCGQGTIFGDLIENIEGVELATDTPIHVSTLYPLLKTINQTPRLYLKTGAIHGCVLCKGEEPLIYMEDVGRHNAVDKIAGYMVMNNINPDDKYFYTTGRLTSEMVIKTVKMRIPILISRSGFTAWAVKLGKAANLTLLGRARGKRFVALSGFDRLCFDNEADQVQSTKAAV, encoded by the coding sequence ATGAGCGGTAACATTATTGAACCAAATCCAGAGAATAAAGAGCTCTATCAAGACCTCGAAGCATTGGATCACACTGGCTCACTAATCAGCGCTCCTATAATTGAAGAACGTCCCCTCACTGTGTTCCTCAATTCTCGCGAAATCGTCACACTAATGACCATTGGTGATTATCCAGATCTTCTTGCTGTTGGTTATTTATTCAACCAAAACATGCTGCCCAATGCAGATGAAATCACTGCAATCGACTATGATGAAGATATAGAAACAATTGTCATTCGCACAAAGACAGAAACTAATTTCGAGCAGAAATTAAAGCGCAAGATCCAAACTTCGGGCTGCGGCCAAGGAACGATTTTTGGCGATTTAATTGAAAATATTGAAGGCGTCGAATTAGCTACAGATACTCCCATTCATGTCTCAACACTCTACCCTCTTTTAAAAACCATCAACCAAACACCAAGATTGTACTTAAAAACCGGCGCCATTCATGGCTGTGTCCTTTGTAAAGGAGAAGAGCCTCTCATTTATATGGAAGATGTCGGCCGCCATAATGCCGTTGATAAAATTGCCGGCTATATGGTCATGAATAACATCAACCCGGATGATAAATATTTCTACACTACAGGACGTCTAACAAGTGAAATGGTCATCAAAACCGTGAAGATGAGAATCCCGATTTTAATCTCCAGATCAGGCTTCACTGCATGGGCTGTAAAATTAGGCAAAGCTGCAAACCTCACCCTACTTGGCAGAGCCAGAGGAAAAAGATTTGTCGCCCTCTCGGGTTTTGACCGTCTTTGCTTTGATAATGAAGCAGATCAAGTGCAATCCACAAAAGCAGCAGTTTAA
- a CDS encoding extracellular solute-binding protein, whose protein sequence is MAKDPTETIKRHGISMHGTLKYEKNFTNFDYASTDAPKGGTLNLGVMGTFTNMNPLNIRGGAGAGVRGYIYESLLGRALDEPFSLYGLIAEKIDLAEDRSTVTFYLNNKAKFSDGKQITTQDVIFTHKLLRENGRPNHRTYYSKVSKIQEITQNGVKNGVKFTFKPSADGKIDREMPLIMGLMPILPKHAMTKEQFKASNLKLPLGSGPYTISEIDPGKFITYKRNPDHWAKDLPVNKGRYNFDQIKFTYYRDANSLFEAFKKGLHDVQYENDPGKWSKSYNFNAIRDGRVLKKEFALKIPSGMSALAFNTRRPIFKEQDIRKALISMFNFEGINRQLYHGLYSRTKSYFDRSNLSSVGKKVDDIEQQILGTKFESEHPHLWNGDYKLPVNRSSNLSRKHIRKAMKLFKKAGYKLVDGKMINQSTNEPFEFEIMTVTKSQEALLLSYIENLKLIGVKAIVRQVDTTQYQKRKSSFDFDMIQNNWSGSLSPGNEQLFRWSSKQATTEGSYNFAGIKNPQIDKAIDALLAAKDQNTFISSVRSLDRLLLAGDYVIPLFHLKGQWLAHRAYLAHPEKASFYGSLLDFWWDKRTESKN, encoded by the coding sequence ATGGCAAAAGACCCAACTGAGACAATAAAGCGCCACGGCATTTCCATGCATGGCACCCTAAAGTATGAAAAAAACTTCACAAATTTTGATTATGCCAGCACAGATGCCCCCAAAGGCGGTACCCTAAACCTAGGCGTCATGGGCACATTCACAAATATGAACCCTCTCAACATCAGAGGCGGCGCAGGAGCAGGCGTACGAGGATATATCTATGAAAGCTTGTTAGGTAGAGCGTTAGATGAGCCATTTTCTCTTTATGGCTTGATAGCAGAAAAAATAGACCTCGCAGAAGATCGCTCCACCGTAACATTCTACCTCAATAACAAAGCTAAATTTTCTGATGGAAAACAAATCACAACCCAAGATGTTATTTTTACGCATAAATTATTGAGAGAAAACGGAAGACCAAACCACAGAACCTATTACAGTAAAGTCAGCAAAATTCAGGAAATCACCCAAAACGGCGTTAAGAATGGCGTCAAATTTACATTCAAACCCAGCGCTGATGGTAAAATTGATCGTGAAATGCCACTCATTATGGGGCTCATGCCAATCCTGCCCAAACACGCAATGACCAAGGAACAATTCAAGGCCTCAAATCTAAAGCTTCCACTCGGCTCTGGCCCCTATACGATTTCTGAAATTGATCCCGGTAAATTCATTACCTATAAGCGCAACCCAGATCACTGGGCAAAAGACCTGCCTGTCAACAAAGGCCGCTATAATTTTGATCAAATCAAATTCACCTATTACCGAGATGCAAACTCCCTATTCGAAGCCTTTAAAAAGGGCCTCCATGATGTCCAATATGAAAACGATCCCGGCAAATGGTCTAAATCATATAATTTCAATGCCATTAGAGATGGCCGCGTTTTAAAAAAGGAATTTGCATTAAAAATCCCCTCTGGTATGTCAGCCCTGGCTTTCAATACAAGACGGCCAATTTTTAAAGAACAAGATATCCGTAAAGCACTGATATCCATGTTTAATTTCGAAGGAATTAATCGCCAGCTTTATCATGGGCTGTACAGCAGAACCAAAAGCTATTTCGATCGATCAAATCTATCTTCTGTTGGAAAGAAAGTGGATGATATAGAACAACAAATTTTAGGCACCAAATTCGAAAGTGAACATCCACACCTATGGAACGGAGACTATAAACTCCCCGTCAACAGAAGCTCCAATCTTAGCCGTAAGCACATTCGCAAAGCCATGAAACTCTTTAAAAAAGCCGGCTATAAATTGGTTGACGGTAAAATGATCAATCAATCAACAAACGAACCTTTTGAGTTTGAAATCATGACAGTGACCAAATCTCAAGAAGCCCTACTGCTAAGCTATATAGAAAATTTGAAACTCATTGGCGTTAAAGCCATCGTCAGACAGGTGGATACAACTCAATATCAAAAACGCAAATCAAGTTTCGATTTTGATATGATCCAAAACAATTGGTCCGGTTCTCTGTCCCCCGGTAATGAGCAACTTTTCCGCTGGAGTTCAAAACAAGCAACAACAGAAGGCTCTTATAATTTTGCAGGCATCAAGAACCCGCAAATTGACAAAGCCATTGATGCGCTCTTGGCGGCAAAAGATCAAAACACGTTCATATCAAGTGTTAGAAGCCTGGATCGCCTATTACTTGCAGGTGATTACGTCATCCCCCTCTTTCATTTAAAGGGGCAATGGTTAGCACACCGCGCCTATTTAGCTCACCCTGAAAAAGCCTCTTTTTATGGCTCTTTACTTGATTTCTGGTGGGACAAACGAACAGAATCTAAAAACTAA
- a CDS encoding helix-turn-helix domain-containing protein, which yields MDIGVVAKHSGLPVSTLRFYEEKGLIHSTGRNGLRRVFDDSILERLALIALGRQAGFSLAEIGSIFTEHGPKIDRQQLMRKADEIDKTIKQLTSLRDGLKHAAACSAPTHFECPKFQRLMKLAIKNQRRSKR from the coding sequence ATGGATATTGGGGTTGTTGCAAAACATTCGGGATTGCCCGTTTCGACTTTACGTTTTTATGAGGAGAAAGGTCTTATTCATTCCACTGGCAGGAATGGTTTGAGACGTGTATTTGATGATAGTATTTTAGAACGATTGGCACTTATTGCCCTTGGTCGTCAGGCTGGCTTTTCATTGGCTGAGATAGGTTCAATTTTTACAGAACATGGTCCGAAAATTGACAGGCAACAACTTATGAGAAAAGCCGATGAAATTGACAAAACGATTAAGCAACTAACAAGTTTGCGCGATGGGTTGAAGCATGCTGCAGCCTGCTCTGCTCCCACTCATTTTGAATGTCCTAAGTTTCAACGGTTGATGAAGCTTGCGATTAAAAACCAGCGACGGTCAAAGAGATAA